A segment of the Xenorhabdus bovienii SS-2004 genome:
CCGTCATGATCCAGCGTCATGAAACGGAATGTCTGATCGACCTTATCATTGACCAGCGTTAAATCGAGATTGTAGTACTCACCGATCCGCTGCCAATAAGCAATACCCGAACCACCCAGCGGATCAATACCGATTTTCAGCCCTGCCTGCTGTATGGCCGCCATATCCACAACATCCCCCAAGGATGTCACATAAGGATCAACCAGATTCTGTGGATGCAGATATTCACTTTTCAGTACCCGCTCATAGGGCAGACGCTTAACCCCGTTCAGGTCATTCGCCAGTAATGCGTTGGCACGCTTTTCAATGATGGAAGTTAAATCAGTATCGGCAGGCCCACCATTAGGAGGGTTATATTTAATACCGCCATCTTCTGGCGGATTATGGGATGGCGTAATCACAATCCCATCCGCCCGGTTTTTCCCCTGACGGTTGTAGCACAAAATAGCATGGGAAATAGCAGGAGTCGGCGTAAAACCATTATTTTCCTGCACAATCACGTCCACACCATTCGCGATCAGGACTTCCAGCACAGAAATAAAGGCCGCTTCAGAAAGTGCGTGGGTATCTTTGCCTACATAGCATGGACCAGTAATCCCCTGCTGTGCACGGACTTCCACTATCGCCTGAGAAATTGCCAGAATATGCGCTTCATTAAAACTGTTGCGGCCAGAACTGCCACGATGACCGGAAGTACCAAACTTGACCTGATGAGCCGGATTTTCGGGATGGGGCTGTAGGGTATAATACTGGGATGTGAGCTGTGCAATATTGATTAAATCATGCTGCTGGGCAGGCTGCCCGGCTCTTGGATGAATTGCCACTTTAATTTCTCCTGAAAGGCTACACTGGCTTATTCGCCAGTGCAGTTTAATCAATTCAGCGGTTTAAATCAGTTAACTGATCGAATTCAGTTAAATAGTGCCACACACTTTTTCAATCACATTTGCCGGAAATTTCATATCCTGCATAACGTGTTCAACCATGCTGCGTTTACGGCCGGTATTGGTATTAGTGATAACCCAGAAAGGTGTGCCGGGGATATGACGTGGCTTGGTGTGTTTACCACTGGCCAGCAGGGTCTGCTCACTTCCCGCAAAATAGGTACGGGTACGACCATGCATGGCTTCTGTTGTTTTCGCAAAGCTTTCGCTGTTCAAGCTGTACAGAGTGGACAGAATCGACATGAAACGCTCAACGGATTTTTTCTTTTCAGCATACTCGTCAGAAAGCAATAATTCACGAACAACGCGAACAACATCACGGGAGCGTGCAGCCGGCACTTTGCTGACAGAGACAGATTCTCTGACAGGCGGTGTAGTTTGTACTGGCTGCCCGGCGTCCACTTTCAATATGCGCCGCAAAATATCAGATGCACTTTCACCGATATGCAGGGTTTGGCTTGCAATAAAGCGGTAAAGGTCTTCATCAACTTCTATCGTTTTCATTTCTATCCAGTACTGTTCTTAATGAAAAAATTATTCTGAGATTATAAGATATAATACAGCAAAACAAAACAATTAAACTTTCAATAACTTAAAGTGATTCTTTCTGAAATTAAGAAACAAAAAAAACGGGTCTTTTCCTCTAAAATAAATCAACCAGTTACCGTCATTTGATGCCATTTAGTTTGTCACTGCCGACCTGTCATGGTATTAAACATCACGATATTAAACGTTGTATCAATGACATTAAATTCAGGCAGACTATGAACTCAAATAATCAATTAAATTATCATTTTCACACGCCGGAAAACCCACAGTCATCAACCCCCATTGTCTTGATTCATGGGCTTTTTGGCGATTTGAGCAATTTAGGGATATTGGGGCGTGATTTGCAGCAACATTATCCGGTCATTCAGATTGATGTGCGTAACCACGGTATTTCTCCGCAGATGGAAAACATGAATTACCGCGATATGGCACAAGATGTTTTATCTCTCCTTGATGAACTGAATGTGGCAAAAGCCATTATTATCGGGCATTCAATGGGAGGTAAAATCGCTATGACCATGACGGCGGTTGCACCGGAGCGTATTGAACAAATCGTAGTTATCGATATAGCGCCAGTGACTTACCTGACTCGCCATCACGACAGCATTTTTTCTGCACTGAACCAAGTCAAAGAAGCAGGAGCTCAGACTCGGCAGGCCGCGACGGAAGTTATGCGGAAGGATATTCATGAGGATGGCGTGATTCAATTTCTGCTGAAATCCTTCCGTCAAGGAGAATGGAAATTCAACCTACCGGTTTTGCGCAAAGAATATGAAAAAATTATCGGCTGGGAAGCGATTCCTGCATGGCCCAAACCAGCGCTGTTTATTCGGGGCGGAAATTCGGATTACATTACTGAAGCCTACCGCGAAGATATCATGCGCCAATTTCCTCAGGCAACAGCATGGGTGATAGCGGGTTGCGGACATTGGGTGCATGCAGAAAAACCTGAAGCGGTACTCAGAGCAATTCATCGTTTTTTAGCAAAAAAATAATTACAATATCAGTCCACACTCTATGTGGACTGATAATAAAATCAAATTCCCTTTTGACGTCAGGGAATAACAAAACTTGTCTTTTTGATATACAGCGCATAAGGTGCTTCATTTCCAGCAAAAGCATTTAGAACGAAAGATGATAATAATAAAATAAATAATGCAATAAAAAATCTAATAACTCTATTTAGATAGAATTCCATAGATAAACACTCCTGTCGCATTATATAAAAATAACATGAAAATCAGACAATTATCTATTTTACTATAGTAGATAGAACATCAGAAAATATATAATAAAAAGCATTATAAAATTATTTAGTTTAATTAAATAACAGTAACAGATAAAATAATCACTTTAATTTCATAGAAAAAATATTATCTAACCTCATCTACACATAAATTAAACGATAATTTAACAATGGCGTATAATGAAAAATAGTTATTACATAATAAAATTATTAAATGATAATAATTTATATAACACAATAATAAAAATAAATATAATCAATAAATTAAAATATCAATAATATTAAATGTTTTCATATGATAATTATTATATTATTCATATCATAATATTGTTTTTTATTATTATTGTATGAATCACAAAAACAATTAAATTCATTATCAATTAGTAGTTGATATATTTAAAAATATAAACCTAACCTTAATATGATAATATCGGTAAATATATTATATCGAATAAATCACTACAGGAGGAATAATGAAGATAATAAATAATACACAAAGTAATATCATAGTTTCTGTTAATAAATGGGGCGATGATGGACAAACGGGTCGGTTTACGGTATCACCTGGCAGAAGTGGATCATGGAATCGCACTGATGAGCGCGGTTTTGTCATGGCAATACTGAAAAAAGGTGTACAAGATTCCTTTTATATTTTTTCTGATAGTGACATCAAGGTTTTCGACAGTTATGTTACTGATAATGGCAGAAGAATCAAACCCGCAACTGACCGATATTATTAGTCCTGCTGTGTACTAATTTTATCAAAATGACTTGCTCAATGGTTAATTAGGGCAATGTCCGACTCTTTAATCGTGAATGAACATTGTCCATTTAACTTGAGTATTTCCCCAATAAAAAATTGTTTTAACAGATGAAACTAGTGAAATTTCTCTGACTATAGCGATTTATTTATGATTTCTCCAAAAAAATCAAAAAATACGCGATAAAATAGATTTACCTCGGTAGTATAAGCCAGAGAAATTGCTCTATTTCTGATAGCTATCAGGAATGGAACAAATAAGACTAGCATTACAGGGACAAGTACTTTGACTATCCAAAGTCCCTGCCAGTTTCGTCCCCTTATCTAAAAAAGAACCCACTCCTCCTACAATGACATAATTTCCTGAGTATCTCCCACAGGTAACTGTGGAGCCTTCAATTGCAGCCTGCCGTCCATAAAATTTAATGCTGCTGGTTCCCGTAAGGATTTCACCACCACAAGTTGTTTTATCGCTGACTGTTAAAAAATATCCCTTTGA
Coding sequences within it:
- the ybfF gene encoding esterase, encoding MNSNNQLNYHFHTPENPQSSTPIVLIHGLFGDLSNLGILGRDLQQHYPVIQIDVRNHGISPQMENMNYRDMAQDVLSLLDELNVAKAIIIGHSMGGKIAMTMTAVAPERIEQIVVIDIAPVTYLTRHHDSIFSALNQVKEAGAQTRQAATEVMRKDIHEDGVIQFLLKSFRQGEWKFNLPVLRKEYEKIIGWEAIPAWPKPALFIRGGNSDYITEAYREDIMRQFPQATAWVIAGCGHWVHAEKPEAVLRAIHRFLAKK
- the pgm gene encoding phosphoglucomutase (alpha-D-glucose-1,6-bisphosphate-dependent), encoding MAIHPRAGQPAQQHDLINIAQLTSQYYTLQPHPENPAHQVKFGTSGHRGSSGRNSFNEAHILAISQAIVEVRAQQGITGPCYVGKDTHALSEAAFISVLEVLIANGVDVIVQENNGFTPTPAISHAILCYNRQGKNRADGIVITPSHNPPEDGGIKYNPPNGGPADTDLTSIIEKRANALLANDLNGVKRLPYERVLKSEYLHPQNLVDPYVTSLGDVVDMAAIQQAGLKIGIDPLGGSGIAYWQRIGEYYNLDLTLVNDKVDQTFRFMTLDHDGVIRMDCSSRWAMAGLLELRGKFDLAFANDPDYDRHGIITPVGLMNPNHYLATAVDYLFRHRPQWSEKVAVGKTLVSSAMIDRVVADLGRELLEVPVGFKWFVDGLYRGELGFGGEESAGASFLRFDGTPWSTDKDGIILCLLAAEMTATTGENPQQRYDKLAARFGTPSYSRIQAPASHQQKALLSKLSPEMVKANTLAGDPITARLTTASGNGASIGGLKVMSDNGWFAARPSGTEEAYKIYCESFLGAEHREKIEQEALEIVNQVFTAG
- a CDS encoding PAAR domain-containing protein, whose translation is MSKGYFLTVSDKTTCGGEILTGTSSIKFYGRQAAIEGSTVTCGRYSGNYVIVGGVGSFLDKGTKLAGTLDSQSTCPCNASLICSIPDSYQK
- the seqA gene encoding replication initiation negative regulator SeqA, with the protein product MKTIEVDEDLYRFIASQTLHIGESASDILRRILKVDAGQPVQTTPPVRESVSVSKVPAARSRDVVRVVRELLLSDEYAEKKKSVERFMSILSTLYSLNSESFAKTTEAMHGRTRTYFAGSEQTLLASGKHTKPRHIPGTPFWVITNTNTGRKRSMVEHVMQDMKFPANVIEKVCGTI